The Hevea brasiliensis isolate MT/VB/25A 57/8 chromosome 9, ASM3005281v1, whole genome shotgun sequence nucleotide sequence CTCAGTCGGTAATTTTCTTTATTATCAGTTGCAAATAACAACTAATGATTTCAAAGTGATGATTCTTCTGTTTACGCAGATTTTATGGATTGATCCTCTCTGAATTCCAACAATTTTCTCCATTGAAACTTGGCATGAAGGTAAACACTATCCTCCGGTTACTCTTCAAATTCAAGTAATCAACCTGTGAATTGATGAATCTTATAAGACTCCCCAAAAGTGTCAGGCAATAAATTCAAGACCAGGGACGCTTCAAACTTGCTCTGGATCTAAAACTAGCAGGCAAAATGTGGCAACTAGGCCTGAAGAAGGATCTAGAAAGAATTCATGGGAAAGTTGCTGAGACAAGGAAGACCTGGATTAGGACCAAGGTGTTTCATCCTTCACTTTATACAACTAGCGTACCATGATTTCTCTCTTATCTACATTATTGATTTAAAGAAATGATGAAAACATAGAATAGCTCATGGATGCAAAATGATAAAAGCATAAGTGAAAACTTGAATGATGGAAAATCTATAGTCAACAATAGAAGGCACAGTTTGGAGTTTTAGAATAAAACAATGTCAAATGCAACACACTGTATTAACTTAGATTTAACTAGAAGCATCATCTAGATGTGGTGCAGTTTTCAACAATCTCTGCACCAGTTAATGTGATGAACGAGCACATTGAAGCCCCAGCAAAGTGAAGACAAAATTGTTCTGTTGAAGATTAATCTTAAGGAAGAATGTGAAACTGATAGACTTTCTTTTTCTGCCAGCAGGTTTGTTTCACTATATTTCTCCGCCTATTCTTAAGAAACTAAAAAGATAAGAactcaagtggactgaaatccttCTGTTTTAACCCTTTCTCAAAATTCAAAATCCACACCAAGCAATCCTTTCATTGTTCATAAGAATCTGACAAGGTTTATCATTGGGAATGACAATGCGGCGCAGGAAGGGCAAGTTTTGGCATTCCTATCTTGAATGTGTTAGGCATCGTGGCAGGGAAGAAAAAGCGTGGGGCAGGAAAGGAAATCCCCATTTATtgttcaaaattttattaattatcattACATGAAACTAAATTTTGTATGCTATTGATTAATATTCAAGAAAAGAAGAACAAATTAAAGGATGATGCAATCCAATAACAACTATATAGAGGAGCAGCTCCAACTAGCACTTGGCTTTTGCAGCCTTTAATTACAgccaaaacaatttgcagaaggaAATAAAGTGAACTGCAAATCCTATGCATTCACAAGGAAAAAAAAAGTTTTCTTTAACATAAACTTGTGAACTAAATACTGGTGGTGCAACTCATGGAATTTAAAGAGACTGAATCACCAAATTCTGAAAAACCTCCAGCAAAGAAGTGAATGCTATTATGCTATACTAGAGTAATGAATCAATACAAGAAATAAACAGGTCTATTACCTCAGCAATTGGACATTGCTTAAGTTCTTCAATCTAAATAATCGAGCCAAAATCAAATGCAGCAAATGATGATCCGATTAGAACTGGCATTCAAGTTAGACAGTGATTTCAACACTAAGCTATTGTAGTAGCTGTCATCCAGGTCTCGCAGGCTCATTTATGACCCATAGCCTTTGTTTGGGAGGAACTTTTTGGAAGTAATGGAAGGTTTTCTAAGGTTTTAAAATCTTAACCTTGTATTTCGGAAAGTAGATGAtatttttaaatatgattttaaaatctctaaaagatttattttttaatccTCTAAATaccataaaaaaaaaaccttatctTTCTCCCAAACactaaaaaattataaagatCTGAAAACCAATAAaaactttattttaaaaaaatttactaCATAAAACCTTAACTCTATCATAGCTCTCCCTAACTAAGTGTTACTCTGACATTGAAGCGAACTAGTGTAATTCCACAAATTATAAACATAAACAACACTAGTAATTCCTATTTTGTCATGCTCTTAGCATTACACATGCaaaattaacataattaattaattaaaatttgcaTCTTGCAATAATTTCAGAAAAATTGACAAAAggccaattaattaaaaaaaaaaaaaaaagaaagaaatgaacAAGCGAATGTTATGAGTTCTGGAATCCGTGTTGATTAGGATATTATCGCTTTTCTCTACAAATACGCTGAAAAACTACCAGGAAACCTCTAATCTTCGCAACAATTTTCACACGGACGCTCACGCCCATAGATGTAGTGCCTGAAAACCACAGTGCGATGGGAAGGTATCGTAATCCCATCAGATCCAATTTGGAAAGATCTCAGAGTTTTTGGGTTGTTCTGTTGATTGTTATACTTATGCTGAAAAATCTGAGCCCAACTAACCCAAATGGGTGGCTTGGGCCACTTTGACCATCCTTTGGGCCAgacttaaattttgaaatgaacttTTGGAACTCGGCTCAGACctattaatttcaaattttaattttgtgtCTTGATTTGGGATGGACTGACTGGGACAGGTAAATGtcctaaagaaaaataataatcccaaaataatataatattaatatttttgttaAGTATACAAATGATTTTGTGTATGATgtcataatataataaaaaatactcccttttaaaaaaaattaaaaataaaaagttgtCCCCTTTTATttcttattaaataataaaagacagcattaatttaatataaatatgatctaatataggaataaattttataattattaaattaaatatttatataaaattaattaaaacatatatataatgaatatataaatttttatataatatttaatttaataattattaaatttatttttatataaagtcGAGTTTATAATTAGACATCAAGCTTGTAAGTAATAATTAAGCTAATTATCAGGCTtagagttttcataatggaagTCAACATTATGATATACACATGTATAATTATTGTATATCAGTAACCCCAATTCAGCTAACACCTCCTGAATAGAAGTTGGTCACGAGTTCATCTAACCACTAATCTGGATATTATTTTGGATATTCTTTGGTTATAAGTCACTTATTCTCAggttaaaatttgaaatataaaacatgaaattttCATTGTCCATGCTCAATTATACTAAGCATTTTAAAGttgaaatttcataaaattttaaattttaattatattttaattctaGGTGATAATACCTGCTGCTAAAATAATCAttaaaaaacacacaattttatagaatTTGTAGTAAATATATTAATTCAAACCATACGATATAAAATTATAGCAAATCATGATTCAAATGGAGGGAAGCAGCCTTCGATTGTGAATTTAGGATTAATATGAAACTTAAttgagagatgaaaagaaaaagtgTTTCGTTACAATATGCTTTTGTCGAATTTCACTGCTTTTGCAGCAATGATTGAAACatgagaatttaattattttttccaaTTTAAGTTTTGTCTATGAATATTTACTAGTTAATCTTTTGAATTTTAGCTAATTtcagttaaatttaattaaactgaaattgaattataaaaaaaaattaattgaccaCAAATGACCAAAAAATTAAAGACTTTTTtaattattgagctaaaatttaAAGTCCAATTTGGGCATTTGACAAATAAAATCTAAGCAACGGAATGACCTTGCATCATTATCGCTTCAATAGTCTGACATGAAATAATCCCAAGCTGAGAGATATTTCTTTTTAGATTCTCAACGCTTGATTTGAGATCACTAAGCTGCGAAACTGGAATTTAAACAACGAAAACAGTCTTCTTTCCAACTGGGTggaaagaaataataataataataataataataataataataataataataataataataataaagtttcaaGGCAAGAATTATTAATTAATAGATCTTAGTTattgattacgatagaatatacATGAGATTCCTTAAAATCAATAACTATGATAAAATTATTGTATATTCAATTATTCTATTTCTAAAGTCTCATTAACAGCTCGCCGTATGTGACTGTCATAGCAACAATGATTCTGCAAAAGAGTCTAATTTTACTTGATCATCATCCGTCTTCAGGAGCTGCAGATACTCGTCATAGAGCTTCTCTAGATGGTTTTCTGTAGGTAAAAGAGTCTGGCATTCGATATCTGTGCCGTTAACAATATCATGTTCAACATCACCAACAAGAAAGCTAATCCCATCATCACCATCCTTGAAATTACACCAAGAATTGTCTACGACAGCATCTGCACTTAAACCCCCATCTGCTCCTGTGCTTGAAGAGAGACTTGTATTGCATTCAAAACTGTCGTTTCTTGGTAAAGCTAAAGAAGAAAACCTAACAGGCTTGGGGAGATGGATTTTGGGCTTTAATGACTCTACTTTGACTTTGCTTTTCTTGCGTTTCTTGTTGTTGGAGGTGCCCTTGTTACTTTTTCTCTTATTTCCTTCTTGTTGAACTGGCTCTGCCAATTTTTTGTGGGTATTCGGATCAGTTCCTTGGCTTCTAAGTCTCTTGCTGAGATGGGTGTTCCAATGATTCTTGATCTCATTATCAGTTCGGCCTGGAAGTCTTCCAGCGATGAGAGACCATCGGTTGCCAAGCAGGGCATGCATTCTGATTATAAGATCTTCTTCATCAGAAGTGATGTTCCCTCTCTTGATGTCTGGCCTTAGATAGTTCATCCATCTTAGTCTACAGCTCTTTCCACATCTGAGGAGACCTTCATCACACGCATACAcatatttaattttcaaaatacaaattatatatataaactatTTGACTTGAGAATTGTCATGTATGTTCACCCAAAAACTCACAGGTGGGCTCTGAATTTATTATGAATTCAAACTCAAATTGATATGCACGTCTttaataatgaataaaaatataGAACTGTAAATTATAGTATGCTCCCATGCATTAAATTTCAAGGGGCATACTCCCTTTACATAAATCATGAGTCCTACTTCCcacaaataagaaaaattatgaagTATTActcgaattatatatatatatatattgtcatattgttttctttattttttttttaaatcataagtagaaattaatataataatttaccAGCTTTTTTGGGCAAAGACCTCCAGTTTCCTTCTCCACGAGCTTCAATATACTTTATAAGCAATGTGTCTTCTCTAGGAGTCCATGGTCCTCTATGCAACCCTACCTTGGAGCAACATGGGGCCCTTCCCATTTCTCCGATATACCTCCTCTTTTCTTTCTGATGATCTCTGATCTCCTATCAAATTGGTTATCACACCACTGACTGATGCTCCAACGAGCACAGgaaaattaatttttccttttctcttgcattttcttctataGAGCAATTTATATATAGAACAGATAGAATGATAAGACAAAAAGAAAAGGTACTGTTGAGAAATGATGGGCAGTTACGTTCGTGCGTTGTGTGCATGTTTACCCCAACAACCCTTCTTCGCTATCTGCGCTTCCAAGCTCTTTGTGTGCCAATAAATCAAACCCCTCATCATCTCGAATGAAAtggaattatattattaaaaataatagtaattcaaataaatcataaaaaaaggaaaaaaattgtgTTTTAGAGAGATAAATTGTAGTTAATCATAacaaaaataagatatatatatatataataataattaatgatttaaataaatcatagcataaaagaaaatttatgagaaaaaaaaaactcaaaatttgattattattatgtTCTGAGAGATTGAGAGTatagattttaaaatttattttaaatacataaattttattacaaaatcAGTTTAAATTAACATATGATTCATTCCAAATAGGGTAAACATATAAATTTGGAGAAAGAAAATACCTATTTTTGTATTTCTTAATTTTAGGCTttacatttaaaaaataatttataaattaaaaatatttttcaataacattaTTATATCCCACTTTTGTTATTATTTTTGTGAAAATGTTTAACAAACCAAGTTAATCTCTTGTATCATTGTCAAAAGCCAACTAGAAGAAaaataagtgaaaaaaaaaagcattgaaactaattcataatttttttaaaaaatattatcaatatttttttttattcatgccACAATAAATCCTCAATatacttaaatttaaaaaatttaatagccCACAAATAAAGATTTTTACGAAATACAAGTAATTAGAGACTTGAAAATGAGATTTCCATAAAATTATGGTGGGTCTCCTGGAATTTTTCAACATAAAGATAAAGGCCTTGGTTCAAGCCCACACTGAGACTGGGCAGTTATGTCTGCTAAGTGATGCTTAAAGATTGAAGATAATTAAGACTAATGGTACAAGAGTGAACATTTTATAGGACGATAACTTAGCAGTTGCTTTACATACATGTGAAGTAATAATCGAGTATTTTAAATATAGAAGCCTTATGTAGCCACAAGTATACATGAGAAATTTCTTTTCAATAAGTATATTACACTTAAAAATGATGTACCAGATGTATATTCTCTTTGTTTGCAAAGAACCACTGTCGAAAAATGATATACCAGATGTATATTCTTTTTGTTTGCGAAAACTCTGACAAAAGCTCCCAAAAcccatgagatttttttttttcatattaaaaaaaaaagatcaaataCAAACCTATGACTGCTCAAATATGaaaggaaacaaaaaaaaaaaaactaaattatgaaaaGCAGGTGTTGAGAAAGAAAGTATTTATTTCTCATTGCTGTGAATATTATACAAATTGTTCTTATAtacaaaaataatttttggaatctACTAAAACTAACTTTATATAGTTAAGCACTAAACAAGCCCGCCAAAGAAAAACAAATTAACAATTTCTCACTGTACACATTTTTTGCATGAGCTGAGATCCTTCGAGAGTCTTGTTTATATTGATGCTACGCCCCGTTTCATTTAACCTCCTTCTTGCACGCACCGTTTTGCTAAGACTCTTATTAGCTTCCCCCCTCCCCCCCCTCATCAAGCTGGAGATTGGTGAATGAGTGAAATCAACCAAGCCCAGCTTGGATACAAACATTAAAAAAAGTAGGTAGCCTAGGCATTTTGTAAAAAGATCTGCTAGCTGAAATTTTGATATAACATGTTGAGGCTTAATGAATCCTTTTACCATTTGATCCCTGACAACATGACAATCAATGTCTGTATGTTTCGTGCGTTCATGGAAAACTGGGTTGGAGGCAATATGGATGGTAGCTTTGTTATCACAATAGAGAGGGATAGGAAGAAAAATTTGTAATTGAAAAGTTTGGAGCAAATATGATAACCATTGCAGCTCAGAAACTGTTGAGGCCATGCTTCTGTATTCAGCCTCTGCAGATGATCTACTAACAGTGGATTGTTTCTTGGACTTCCAAGAAATCAAGGCACGCCCAAGAAATACACAAAATCCAGTTACTGATTTCCTAATATCAACACATGATGCCCAATCTGCATCACAATAGGCAGTGAGATGAAAAGAATTTTCAGAAGGGAAAAATAATCCTTTTCCAAGACAACTCTTAAGGTATTTAAGGACATGTGTAGCAGCATCCCAGTGTAACTGGTGTGGGTTCTGCATATGCTGACTTAATTGTTGCATAGAGAATGAAATGTTAGGCCTGGTGAGATTCAAATACAGTAGCTTGCCCACTAACCTTCGGTACTTCTTTGGTTCAGTAAGAAGTGGGCTAGTATCAGAAGAAAGTTTCATAGCTTGAGCTATCTTGCCATTTTGCAAACCATGGTTAGACAAAATGTCTAAAATATACTTCTTTTGATTAATGTACATTCTTGAGGGAGATCTAGCAATCTCCAAACCAAGGAAGAATTTGGCATGTCCCAAGTCTTTGATGGTGAATGTTCTGTCTAGAAAGTTTTTAGTAGCAACAATATCTACCTCACATGGACCAGAAATGAGAACATCGTCAACATAGACAATTAAGGCCAAAAAGTGAGTACTTGATCCTTTAGTAAAAAGGCAGTGATCGTAGGGACATTGTGTGAATCCAAATTCAATAAGTTCAGAGGTAAACTCTTTATTCCATTGTCGCCCAGCTTGTTGAGACCATATAAGGATTTTTTAAGCTTACACACTTGACCACTATGAGCTTTTGTGTATCCCAAAGGTGGAAGCATGTATAGTTCTTCATCAATGAATCCATATAGGTATACATTATTAATATCCAATTGATGGATAGCCTAATTAGAAGCAGTAGATATGGCCAGAAAGAGCCTCACTATGACTACCTTGGCAACTGGACTAAAGTTGTCAGTGTAGTCAATTCCCTCCAATTGATTAAAGCCCTTGGCTActatagacaccatattttggccggccTTCAAAGGCAAAGATCTTTTAAAATTGATACTTTATTATCCATTCTCGACAAATGTCCCGATCACAGGTAATTTTTCCAAACTTACCGATCGCTCGTCCCTGGAATAAATCAATCTCACGCTCAAGTTAGATTGTTTGTCGATCTCTTTGTCTTTACCATatgagttcgagtcaatattGAGTCTCCgaaccatccaatcttgcctactGTAATTCTCCGATCTCTCTATATACAAATATTACTAAATTTCATTCGACTAATGTTGTGATCGGTTTTTCGCTGGAATTCCCTAGATATTCctcgaaataaagttaagatttttatccGGTCTAATAATGGTTCCGACCTTAAAAGTTTAAGTTGgtgcaattctaatattctaaagttctATTCAGTATTTGGTCATGACTCAGTCTGATCTCATGTGCGcgtgtaatgtttttccgatctcttggaataatttgattaatagtcgctctcaggcttaatgttcaactacattcaatcaattaagtactcagatAGTTTAGTttgagtgctttccgatctcatcaagaaattgaatataaaagacttcaattcatttcaaaagtaaaatatatacaagttagTTAACGAGGGGGGTCTTCTCCGCCCTGCGCCCCAGATGCATCCCTCTCTCTCTCCTTACCCTTGGGCTCCTCATCGCTGTCCTCTTCGATCTCTGGGATGAGCTTATCCatctaggagaagtcctcctcaagaTAATGCTTCTTTAGTTCGGACAGGAGGTCGTTATGGGCATTCATATATGCCCCAGCCTTTTTTATAGTGCTCTCCTCCTCCTTTGCTtggagctcctcctccttcgCCCGAAGTTCCTCAAAAAAATGAGCGAGATTGGTAGATTGACCAGCCCAGGAGACTTCAAGTTCCCGCTCCACTTCAACTATCCACTCTTCGCAATATTTCACCCGATCTTCTAGTTTGACGATGTAATCATTAGCAGAGAAGAGCTGAGCTTTTGTAGTTGATGCATCTTGGACCGCCTTAAGAATCTCCTTCCTTAAGGCGTGGGCTTTTTCTCTGATCATATATTGGTTTGCAATggcctccaagcccaaactcattgtctgagttaaaatatcatcaatactaTCCTCAACCAATCGGTTCTGATCTTTTTGGAAGCAGATGGAAGCGCCCATGACCTTGGCCAGACCAGGATTCCCTCGGGTGGAACGGTTCCTTTCCAGCGATTGGATAAGGAATTGAGCCCCTTGGGAGAGCGTCCTAACAGTAGGGTcagaagactccccttctacattGGAAGAGATCGAAGAAGGCAGACATTCGATCTGCTGTGGAGGAGAGATGATGACCTCTACTTTTGAGACCGGCTGCTCCTGAGGTCGAGGAGGGgagctcggtacttctaccaagtctTGGCTAGGTGTTTGAGCAGCGGTGGCAGTGGCCTCCTTCATCGCTCGTGCTTTtcaggagacctccctctttcgcttgcggctctctttggaagtgtcgccactcgccatacctgcacaaagaagaagtcatTGAGTTCGCTAAGGTTAAGAGACTAGAGATCTGGATTGTATCGGTAGCAGGACCGAGGTCAGAAAGCTAAAGCTCACAATCTTTGACggagatcagccgcatcatccatcatttcagttcggccatcactGCATCTAATTACGAATATTTATGGGTGGCCGCCTGAGTTTTTAATTCCTTCACCATGGCGTCTTCGTCTTTATTTAAAGTAAGCTTCTTAGGGAGttgggggaccaaataattccaatTACATGGGATCCCCTCAAAACCGTTTCGATCCTTGCTCCTAAGGATGAAAAACCGATCCTTCCAATTCTTCAGCAAAGAAGAGAGATCAGTGAAAAGCCCACAGTTTGGCTTTGCCTGAAAGAATCAAAATTCGTCATCCTCTCTTCGGGAAAGCCTATGCAGCTCGGTAAAGACCTTAACCGTGGCTCCAGTCTCTTGGCTCgataaaggcctctgaaggctattaAAGTCTGTCAAGTGTTCTGATGCACTTGAGTTACCGAGACATGGTGGAACTTTAGGACAGCCTTGTAAAATCCATCCAAGGGAAAATGGAGCCCGACCTTCAGCTGCTCCTCGTACACTATGATAAGATcaccttcttcaaagaagtgatccgcCCGAAGATTGCCATGGCATCAGATAAGTTCAAAAGAGTCGATCCACAGATTGTACTCCTGACTTATGGATTGAAGATCAGTTTCTCTCAGGACTGACGGCAGCTCATCGATTGGTAGGTTTTCCTTTCTCGAAAATGTTCCTCGCTTCGGTCTAGTAGCCAGACTAGTAACCGGAATGATGGCTGTGCTGGATCGTCTGCCCGGTCTAGTCACATCGCCTTCTTTCGAAGTCTACGAAATATTAACGGAAGGTAGGCTCGTAGCTCTCTAACCCtcggtaccactcatttttactaaataaaaaggaaaattaactGAAAAAAGATCAAAACTCTTATTGGAGTGTAAATCGATGTCTGAAAACTTTGGAAAGCGAGAGGAAGTGCTAAAATCACTAGGggaaggtctgaaaatgacataaggaaaaaATGACTCAtctttcccctatttatacccatctgagcattaaatgctcacgaagtcccaagtgacgTATCGGTTAGTGAAACTGGGCCGCCTccttgacacgtcgcaagaaggttccagaaacataataaaaatcgaATAAATGAGATCGGTCGACTAAGGTCACCAGATTGAAAAAATTTCCAAACCCACGAATCGGCAAATggcgattcgtctaggg carries:
- the LOC110632110 gene encoding uncharacterized mitochondrial protein AtMg00810-like, producing MDKLIPEIEEDSDEEPKGKERERDASGAQGGEDPPRSSTHFLALIVYVDDVLISGPCEVDIVATKNFLDRTFTIKDLGHAKFFLGLEIARSPSRMYINQKKYILDILSNHGLQNGKIAQAMKLSSDTSPLLTEPKKYRRLVGKLLYLNLTRPNISFSMQQLSQHMQNPHQLHWDAATHVLKYLKSCLGKGLFFPSENSFHLTAYCDADWASCVDIRKSVTGFCVFLGRALISWKSKKQSTVSRSSAEAEYRSMASTVSELQWLSYLLQTFQLQIFLPIPLYCDNKATIHIASNPVFHERTKHTDIDCHVVRDQMLAFDNDTRD
- the LOC110632099 gene encoding transcription factor MYB8; amino-acid sequence: MGRAPCCSKVGLHRGPWTPREDTLLIKYIEARGEGNWRSLPKKAGLLRCGKSCRLRWMNYLRPDIKRGNITSDEEDLIIRMHALLGNRWSLIAGRLPGRTDNEIKNHWNTHLSKRLRSQGTDPNTHKKLAEPVQQEGNKRKSNKGTSNNKKRKKSKVKVESLKPKIHLPKPVRFSSLALPRNDSFECNTSLSSSTGADGGLSADAVVDNSWCNFKDGDDGISFLVGDVEHDIVNGTDIECQTLLPTENHLEKLYDEYLQLLKTDDDQVKLDSFAESLLL